In a single window of the Chondrocystis sp. NIES-4102 genome:
- a CDS encoding 3-isopropylmalate dehydratase large subunit, whose protein sequence is MSKGTLFDKVWDLHTVGTLPSGQTQLLIGLHLIHEVTSPQAFAMLRERNLKVLFPERTVATVDHIVPTENQARPFADELAEEMMQALEKNTQDYGIKFYNVGSGNQGIVHVIAPEQGLTQPGMTVACGDSHTSTHGAFGAIAFGIGTSQVRDVLASQTLALAKLKVRKIEINGELPYGVFAKDVILHIIRKLGVKGGVGYAYEFAGSTFAAMNMEERMTVCNMAIEGGARCGYVNPDETTFAYLKGRDFAPKGEAWDRAVEWWRSICSEQDAVYDDVVTFKAHEIEPTVTWGITPGQGLGISETIPQQSDLPKSDRAIASEAYTYMKLTPGEPIKGTKIDVCFIGSCTNGRISDLREAAKIAQGHHVASEVKAFVVPGSERVKQEAEAEGLDKIFTQAGFEWREPGCSMCLAMNPDKLQGDQISASSSNRNFKGRQGSSTGRTLLMSPAMVVAAAIKGQVTDVRELIK, encoded by the coding sequence ATGAGTAAGGGAACATTATTTGATAAAGTTTGGGATTTACATACCGTTGGTACATTACCTTCAGGTCAGACTCAATTATTGATTGGGTTACATCTAATCCATGAAGTAACTAGCCCCCAAGCTTTTGCCATGCTGCGAGAAAGAAACTTAAAAGTCCTGTTTCCCGAAAGAACAGTTGCCACAGTAGATCATATTGTACCGACAGAAAATCAAGCCCGTCCTTTTGCTGATGAATTAGCAGAAGAAATGATGCAAGCGTTGGAAAAAAACACTCAAGACTACGGAATAAAATTTTACAACGTTGGTTCAGGTAATCAGGGAATAGTACACGTAATAGCTCCAGAACAAGGTTTAACCCAGCCTGGAATGACAGTTGCTTGTGGTGACTCTCATACTTCAACTCATGGAGCATTTGGAGCGATCGCTTTTGGCATTGGAACTTCGCAAGTAAGAGATGTTTTAGCTTCTCAAACCTTGGCATTGGCAAAACTAAAAGTCCGTAAAATTGAAATAAACGGCGAATTACCCTATGGTGTTTTTGCTAAGGATGTCATTTTACATATCATCCGTAAACTAGGGGTAAAAGGTGGTGTTGGCTATGCTTACGAATTTGCAGGTTCTACCTTTGCAGCCATGAATATGGAAGAGCGCATGACTGTTTGTAATATGGCAATTGAGGGAGGGGCGCGTTGTGGTTATGTAAATCCTGACGAGACAACTTTTGCCTATCTCAAAGGTAGAGATTTTGCTCCTAAAGGGGAAGCCTGGGATAGGGCTGTTGAATGGTGGCGGAGTATTTGCAGTGAGCAGGATGCAGTTTATGATGATGTGGTAACGTTTAAGGCGCACGAGATTGAACCTACTGTAACTTGGGGAATTACTCCTGGACAAGGTTTAGGTATTAGCGAAACAATTCCTCAGCAGTCGGATCTACCTAAGAGCGATCGCGCGATCGCCTCAGAAGCTTATACATATATGAAATTAACCCCAGGTGAACCAATTAAAGGTACAAAAATTGATGTCTGTTTTATAGGTAGTTGTACAAATGGTCGAATCAGTGATCTTAGAGAAGCAGCTAAAATAGCACAAGGGCATCATGTAGCATCAGAGGTTAAAGCTTTTGTTGTTCCAGGTTCAGAAAGAGTCAAGCAGGAAGCAGAGGCAGAAGGTTTAGATAAAATATTTACACAAGCAGGCTTTGAATGGCGAGAACCAGGTTGCTCTATGTGTTTGGCAATGAATCCTGATAAATTACAAGGAGATCAAATTAGTGCTTCTTCTTCTAATCGTAATTTTAAAGGTCGCCAAGGTTCATCTACGGGTAGAACTTTGTTAATGAGTCCTGCAATGGTAGTAGCAGCAGCAATCAAAGGTCAAGTTACTGATGTGCGAGAATTAATTAAATAA
- a CDS encoding AbrB family transcriptional regulator has translation MTETATAPLTGKALLQKVKELSHLPRRETAKKCGYYTTTKDKQTRVNLTDFYDAVLAAKGVPLDPEGAKDGRGREPTYRVSVHKNGQIVIGSTYTQAMGLKEGDKFEIKLGYKHIHLKQIDGEENGAAEN, from the coding sequence ATGACTGAAACGGCTACAGCCCCACTAACAGGAAAAGCTCTTCTTCAAAAAGTAAAAGAGCTATCCCATTTACCAAGACGTGAAACAGCAAAAAAATGTGGATATTATACCACTACTAAAGATAAACAAACGCGCGTAAACTTAACTGATTTTTATGATGCAGTACTTGCTGCTAAGGGAGTTCCTCTAGATCCAGAAGGAGCAAAAGATGGGCGTGGACGTGAACCTACTTATCGAGTAAGTGTTCATAAAAACGGTCAAATTGTTATCGGCTCTACCTACACTCAAGCTATGGGATTGAAAGAGGGAGATAAATTTGAAATCAAATTAGGATATAAACATATTCACCTCAAACAGATTGATGGTGAAGAAAACGGTGCAGCAGAAAATTAA
- a CDS encoding 2-dehydropantoate 2-reductase, translating into MNTKSILIVGAGSVGSLIGASLVKANLTVTFVGRSQSNYTKKIKQAGITLSYPWGEKYRILPNNPQVRFVDTEEEQKEIFDIIIVAVKSNNLAAVAPYIRDHSHKNSLIFHAQNGIPYWWFAGNNYLACLDANLVRQIKSRNYLNAIDPGGKILKLLGDRTLVGCVVKAPCGKTKQGLIEVKKPPKMLVGLVNAQQYCFQKPTIHYLCSLLSNHGLTTSYTEKIRTEVCQKLAINLATNVLAALTGCAIAELTANPHVNNLIATILAEIKQVFVTYGIERSNLPSEEKVYDYITEPGSQKHLPSLAQDFACRQLGEINLITAPVEMAEIAGINTPIMASLAKLLQFAQTYALNTPNSKFNILTFEHHSGYCLLNNAVYQSHVLDRYKISELVAHLIQINIAARNLNCQPSVA; encoded by the coding sequence ATGAATACCAAGAGTATCTTAATTGTTGGCGCAGGCTCAGTAGGATCGCTAATAGGAGCATCTCTGGTAAAAGCGAATTTAACAGTTACTTTTGTCGGGCGAAGTCAAAGCAATTACACCAAAAAAATTAAGCAAGCGGGAATAACTTTATCCTATCCTTGGGGGGAAAAATATCGTATTTTACCCAATAATCCCCAGGTGCGCTTTGTTGACACAGAGGAAGAACAAAAAGAAATATTTGATATTATCATTGTTGCGGTAAAGAGCAATAATTTAGCTGCGGTTGCGCCTTATATCCGTGATCATTCACATAAAAATAGCTTAATTTTTCATGCTCAAAACGGTATACCCTATTGGTGGTTTGCTGGTAATAATTATTTAGCTTGTCTCGATGCCAATTTAGTAAGACAAATCAAATCTCGTAATTACTTAAATGCTATTGATCCTGGTGGTAAAATTCTGAAATTATTAGGCGATCGCACTTTAGTCGGATGTGTGGTGAAAGCTCCCTGTGGCAAGACAAAACAAGGTTTAATAGAAGTTAAAAAACCTCCCAAAATGCTAGTAGGCTTAGTCAATGCTCAACAATATTGTTTTCAAAAGCCGACTATACATTACCTATGCAGCCTGCTATCTAATCATGGCTTAACAACCAGTTATACAGAAAAAATTCGTACAGAAGTCTGTCAAAAACTAGCAATTAATCTAGCAACAAATGTACTAGCTGCCTTAACAGGTTGTGCGATCGCCGAATTAACCGCTAATCCTCATGTTAACAATTTAATTGCCACAATCCTAGCTGAAATTAAACAAGTTTTTGTCACCTATGGCATAGAAAGATCCAATTTACCATCCGAAGAAAAGGTATATGATTACATAACAGAGCCAGGTAGCCAAAAACACTTACCTTCACTAGCTCAAGATTTTGCTTGTCGTCAATTAGGGGAAATAAATTTAATTACTGCACCTGTAGAAATGGCAGAAATAGCAGGAATTAATACACCAATTATGGCAAGTTTAGCTAAATTACTGCAATTTGCACAAACCTACGCCCTCAACACCCCAAACAGTAAGTTCAACATTTTAACTTTTGAGCATCATTCGGGTTACTGTTTATTAAATAATGCTGTTTATCAAAGCCATGTTTTAGATAGATACAAAATATCTGAGTTAGTTGCTCATCTAATTCAAATCAATATTGCTGCAAGGAATCTAAATTGTCAGCCAAGTGTTGCCTAA
- the rnc_1 gene encoding ribonuclease III, whose protein sequence is MKHKLPSFTNRALLELALTHRSYMNEHPGVMEDHERLEFLGDAVLGFVVAQMLYQMFPTINEAQLTHLRSRLVDEQQLGALGAQLGLGELMRLGKGAAKDGGRNNPSLLNDTFEATLGAYFLDAGIEAVRDYILEIFQPLAAELVAQTLHEPSSTHATINQPQATFIDSKNRFQQWALANHRTPPIYKIIAQSGPDHAKQFTAQVSVLGKIYGEGTDRRKQEAEKRAAEAALKAVEQTFSS, encoded by the coding sequence ATGAAGCATAAATTACCATCATTTACCAATCGCGCCCTATTAGAGCTTGCATTAACCCATCGCTCTTATATGAATGAACATCCTGGAGTGATGGAAGATCATGAACGATTAGAATTTTTAGGTGATGCAGTATTAGGGTTTGTAGTCGCCCAAATGCTCTATCAAATGTTTCCAACCATCAATGAAGCACAACTTACACATTTGCGATCGCGATTAGTTGATGAACAACAGTTAGGTGCATTAGGGGCGCAATTAGGTTTAGGGGAATTGATGCGTTTAGGTAAAGGCGCAGCCAAAGATGGAGGAAGAAACAATCCTTCCCTACTTAACGATACCTTTGAAGCTACTTTAGGGGCATATTTTTTAGATGCAGGTATTGAAGCAGTGCGCGATTATATTTTAGAAATTTTTCAGCCCCTAGCAGCAGAATTAGTAGCACAAACCCTACATGAGCCTAGTTCTACCCATGCTACTATAAACCAGCCCCAAGCTACTTTTATTGATAGTAAAAACCGTTTTCAACAATGGGCATTAGCTAATCATCGTACTCCACCGATTTATAAAATTATTGCTCAATCAGGGCCCGACCACGCTAAACAATTTACCGCCCAAGTATCCGTTTTAGGTAAAATCTATGGTGAAGGAACAGATCGTCGCAAACAAGAAGCGGAAAAAAGAGCAGCAGAAGCAGCATTAAAAGCAGTTGAACAAACTTTTAGCTCTTAG
- a CDS encoding C-3',4' desaturase CrtD, with amino-acid sequence MATTARSLSVLNQQHPQKSKIIVIGGGIGGLTAGALLAKRGYQVSIYDQAIVPGGCASTFKRRGFTFDVGATQVAGLEPGGIHHRIFQELEIEPPEATNCDPACAVFLPGETQAINVWRDLDRWRAEREKQFPGSKPFWQLLERLFRASWRFQGRDPVLPPRNLWDIWQLISAVRPDTLITVPFTLMTVSDALKLYGLQHDQRLKTFLDLQLKLYSQVGADETALLYAATALAVSQTPQGLFHLQGSMQLLSDRLVAGLEKYGGKLFMGHLVEKIHTDQGKATAVTIRNQKTGEVWTEIADEVVANVTAQNLVKLTQDAALNNYQRRVAKLPPPSGAFVIYLGVKREAIPPDCPPHLQFLYNQDEVIGENNSLFVSVSKPGDGRAPTGQATLIASSFTDTTLWWQGNEQDYQQIKQQYTDEAIARLSSYFDLVPANIVYIEAATPRTFAHYTARDQGIVGGLGQRLITFGPFGFANRTPIKHLWLVGDSTHPGEGTAGVSYSALTVVRQIDNQ; translated from the coding sequence ATGGCAACAACTGCCCGTTCATTGAGTGTATTAAATCAGCAACACCCACAAAAATCCAAAATCATTGTGATCGGTGGAGGAATAGGAGGATTAACAGCAGGAGCATTATTAGCTAAACGGGGATACCAGGTAAGTATCTACGATCAAGCAATTGTACCTGGAGGATGTGCTTCTACCTTCAAACGTCGAGGATTTACCTTTGATGTGGGAGCAACTCAAGTGGCAGGTTTAGAGCCAGGAGGAATACATCACCGTATTTTTCAAGAGTTAGAGATTGAGCCACCCGAAGCTACTAATTGTGATCCTGCCTGTGCAGTTTTCTTACCAGGAGAAACCCAAGCAATTAATGTTTGGCGAGATTTGGATCGATGGCGGGCAGAAAGAGAAAAGCAATTCCCTGGTAGTAAACCTTTTTGGCAGTTATTAGAGCGTTTATTTCGGGCAAGTTGGCGATTTCAGGGGCGAGATCCTGTTTTACCTCCCCGTAATTTATGGGACATCTGGCAATTAATCTCAGCAGTCAGACCTGATACATTAATTACCGTGCCGTTTACTTTGATGACGGTTAGTGATGCCCTAAAACTTTATGGTTTGCAGCATGACCAACGTTTAAAAACCTTTTTAGATTTACAACTTAAACTATATTCCCAAGTAGGGGCGGATGAAACTGCTCTATTATATGCAGCCACAGCTTTAGCCGTATCCCAAACTCCCCAAGGACTATTCCATTTACAGGGAAGTATGCAGTTATTGAGCGATCGCCTGGTAGCTGGGTTGGAAAAATATGGTGGTAAACTTTTTATGGGTCATCTTGTCGAAAAAATTCATACTGACCAAGGTAAAGCTACTGCGGTTACTATCCGTAACCAAAAAACTGGTGAAGTTTGGACAGAAATAGCAGATGAAGTTGTTGCAAATGTTACTGCTCAAAATTTAGTTAAACTGACTCAAGATGCAGCTTTAAATAATTATCAACGTCGAGTTGCTAAACTACCTCCTCCCTCTGGGGCGTTTGTTATTTATTTAGGAGTTAAACGCGAGGCAATACCCCCAGATTGTCCCCCACATCTACAATTTCTCTACAATCAAGATGAAGTGATCGGCGAAAACAATTCTTTATTTGTGTCTGTTAGTAAACCTGGAGATGGACGCGCCCCCACAGGACAGGCTACCCTAATTGCTTCCTCCTTTACCGATACTACATTATGGTGGCAAGGAAACGAGCAAGATTATCAGCAGATTAAACAACAATACACTGATGAAGCGATCGCACGCTTAAGTTCATACTTTGATCTAGTACCAGCCAACATTGTTTATATTGAAGCTGCAACACCTCGTACTTTTGCTCACTATACGGCTCGTGATCAAGGTATTGTAGGAGGATTGGGTCAACGTTTAATTACTTTCGGCCCTTTTGGCTTTGCAAATCGCACTCCCATTAAGCATTTATGGTTGGTAGGGGATTCCACCCACCCAGGCGAAGGTACAGCAGGGGTTAGTTATTCGGCTTTAACTGTTGTTCGTCAGATTGATAATCAGTAA
- a CDS encoding beta-lactamase domain-containing protein: MQDSNIKNISNSLDQQLLNNQPNYDLVIVGAGISCAYTLINYINRLQAKLKQKVATDTYAPIKVAVIDKSGEFWTGIPYGQRSGQQSLIITALDEFLPKPERDRFINWLNTNYNEVLDSLKQRSGVLTQQWLQAYEKAMLEGNWDKLFIPRYVFGWYVTQQVNSLLAEAQQGYLTCDLFTAEVFNIQKIQDNYQVEFTTSTSNNSMFTARQVILAIGSPPNKASFVQQFEAQENTKQNICFIGNMYEPSQDYNIEQVNQFLTQSSSNQKLGNQVLIIGSNASALETLYSLNNLPHLQNKISKYIIISPNAEFPHRIYEQPVSTTYTPQNLISLVKTTDFTAKQILEAVKKDVQAIADQNETISSTYALISQAVINALNKLSLEEQRQFVVKYGVEIGKFQRRAGTDYLDVVDKLIFQGKIEFIKGKFVKTIPLQGETIGFEFITPDGTTDVYTNPIKVIINCAGFQNVAQSSSPLIANLIQQGICTPNESLCGFEMNKNFEANDNFYLMGPLVAGNINDRLKVWHAESCGRIISLSQQLAEVLI; encoded by the coding sequence ATGCAAGATTCAAATATCAAAAATATCTCAAATTCTTTAGATCAACAATTACTTAATAATCAACCTAATTATGATCTGGTAATTGTCGGAGCTGGTATCTCTTGTGCTTATACATTGATTAATTATATTAACCGTCTACAAGCCAAATTAAAACAAAAAGTAGCTACTGATACATATGCCCCAATTAAAGTGGCAGTAATTGATAAATCTGGGGAATTTTGGACAGGAATACCCTACGGTCAAAGATCTGGTCAACAATCATTAATTATTACAGCCCTCGATGAATTTTTACCAAAACCAGAACGCGATCGTTTTATTAATTGGTTAAATACTAACTATAACGAGGTATTAGATAGTCTAAAACAAAGATCTGGAGTATTAACTCAACAGTGGTTACAAGCCTATGAAAAGGCGATGCTAGAAGGAAACTGGGATAAACTATTTATTCCTAGATATGTTTTTGGTTGGTACGTTACACAACAAGTAAACTCTTTATTAGCAGAAGCTCAACAAGGATATTTAACCTGCGATCTCTTTACTGCCGAAGTGTTTAATATTCAAAAAATACAAGATAACTATCAAGTTGAATTTACTACGTCCACATCAAATAATTCGATGTTTACTGCTAGACAAGTTATTTTGGCTATAGGTAGTCCTCCTAATAAAGCTTCATTTGTTCAACAGTTTGAAGCTCAGGAAAATACTAAGCAAAATATCTGCTTTATTGGCAATATGTACGAACCTTCTCAAGATTATAATATTGAGCAAGTTAATCAATTCTTAACTCAATCTTCATCTAATCAAAAACTTGGCAATCAAGTTTTAATCATAGGTTCTAATGCCAGTGCTTTGGAAACATTATACAGTTTAAATAATCTTCCACATCTGCAAAACAAGATCAGTAAATATATCATTATTTCTCCCAATGCAGAATTTCCACATCGCATTTATGAACAACCAGTATCTACAACCTATACTCCTCAAAATTTAATATCTTTAGTTAAAACTACTGATTTTACTGCCAAACAAATATTAGAAGCGGTTAAAAAAGATGTCCAAGCTATTGCAGATCAAAATGAAACAATTAGCAGCACCTATGCCCTAATTTCCCAAGCAGTTATTAATGCTCTTAATAAACTAAGCCTTGAGGAGCAAAGACAATTTGTTGTCAAATATGGAGTTGAAATCGGCAAGTTTCAAAGACGTGCAGGGACAGATTATCTTGATGTAGTAGATAAACTAATATTTCAAGGCAAAATAGAATTTATCAAAGGTAAATTTGTAAAAACCATACCTTTACAAGGTGAAACAATAGGGTTTGAATTTATCACCCCAGATGGCACAACAGATGTATATACCAATCCCATTAAGGTTATTATTAATTGCGCTGGGTTTCAAAACGTGGCTCAATCATCTTCCCCTTTAATAGCCAACTTAATCCAACAAGGTATATGCACTCCTAATGAGTCTCTTTGCGGATTTGAAATGAACAAAAATTTCGAGGCGAATGATAATTTTTATTTAATGGGTCCGTTGGTAGCAGGAAATATTAATGACCGTTTAAAAGTTTGGCACGCTGAAAGTTGTGGACGCATTATTAGCTTATCTCAACAGCTTGCAGAAGTTTTAATTTAA
- a CDS encoding WD-40 repeat-containing protein, with amino-acid sequence MINRHYIKSLMTVSIVILPGMIGTLNLHSSVLANPNPNNIINSSLDTAWENATQTHSLISPTPINSLKFSPDAKTLVGVGGNLISIWNVETGEIQRILPGHYASKAKLKIAPTAIAFSPDSNFLATTTLSQGSLIADHSLIVWDINTGEKVLSLTESDGCRQVLFDSEGKILYGVCGVGVTAWSFPTGEKLFSFANKTPIEAIAISSNSEVMATTGIDLNNSIELWKLDEIQATPFKSLSGNANSIAQLEFTADDTKLVSSSYDGKIKVWNWQTGAIFPHTDNLYSSNGLFSLSADSRLIAGNFHSSLITDLNTGLPVRNLQRLSKDKNIQALVFSPQSDILAKVTQNTIELWQTNTPKPQATPAARDNYLPLNINQYWGNFEELGNGENMTLSTNKPSPYGKDPKAIALSALGLTNTVESETEYVQIDYPNDNLATVTITQTNLADDSLSGIRYLVEFAPYGEAKSQWHVIWAGKQFKCRLERGDQNWSQNLCQ; translated from the coding sequence ATGATTAACCGACACTATATTAAATCTTTAATGACGGTAAGTATTGTTATTTTACCTGGGATGATTGGTACTTTAAATTTACACTCATCAGTCTTAGCTAATCCTAACCCTAATAATATTATTAATTCTTCCCTAGATACTGCCTGGGAAAATGCAACTCAAACCCACTCTTTAATTTCTCCAACACCAATCAATAGCTTGAAATTTAGTCCTGATGCTAAAACATTAGTGGGAGTAGGGGGGAATCTGATTAGCATTTGGAACGTGGAAACTGGGGAAATACAACGTATCTTACCTGGACATTATGCCTCAAAAGCTAAACTCAAAATTGCCCCGACAGCGATCGCTTTTAGTCCTGATAGTAATTTTTTGGCAACTACTACTTTAAGTCAAGGTTCTCTTATTGCTGATCATTCTTTGATAGTTTGGGATATTAACACGGGGGAAAAGGTTTTAAGCCTAACGGAGTCTGATGGGTGTCGGCAAGTACTGTTTGATAGTGAGGGTAAAATTCTTTATGGTGTTTGTGGTGTGGGTGTAACTGCTTGGAGTTTTCCCACAGGGGAAAAGTTATTTAGTTTTGCTAATAAAACTCCCATAGAGGCGATCGCTATAAGCTCTAATAGTGAAGTTATGGCAACCACAGGTATAGATTTAAATAATTCTATTGAGCTATGGAAGCTAGATGAAATTCAAGCAACCCCGTTTAAATCTTTGAGTGGTAATGCTAATAGTATTGCACAATTGGAATTTACTGCTGATGATACCAAGTTGGTTAGTAGTAGTTATGATGGCAAAATTAAGGTTTGGAATTGGCAGACAGGGGCAATATTTCCCCACACTGATAATCTTTATAGTAGCAATGGTTTATTTAGTCTTAGTGCTGATAGTCGCCTGATCGCAGGTAATTTTCACTCTTCACTAATAACAGATCTCAATACAGGCTTACCTGTAAGAAATCTTCAGAGATTATCTAAAGATAAAAATATTCAGGCTCTTGTTTTTAGCCCCCAGTCTGATATTCTAGCAAAGGTAACTCAGAACACAATTGAGCTTTGGCAAACCAACACCCCAAAACCTCAAGCAACGCCAGCAGCTAGAGATAATTATTTACCTTTGAATATTAATCAATATTGGGGTAATTTTGAAGAGTTGGGAAACGGCGAAAATATGACACTGTCAACAAATAAGCCCAGCCCCTATGGCAAAGATCCCAAAGCGATCGCTTTATCTGCCCTCGGTTTAACTAATACTGTTGAATCTGAAACTGAATACGTACAAATAGACTATCCAAACGACAATTTAGCTACTGTTACTATTACCCAAACAAATTTAGCTGATGACTCCCTTTCAGGTATCCGTTATTTAGTTGAATTTGCTCCCTATGGTGAGGCTAAATCTCAATGGCACGTCATCTGGGCAGGTAAACAATTTAAATGTCGCCTCGAGCGCGGTGATCAGAATTGGAGTCAAAATTTATGTCAATAA
- a CDS encoding anion transporter, translating into MRAKKNQNNSQQNLTSNLFKRPRRKPKFSFSRQEAVKIGGKNKKFSSSFNDKFGILLFLLVSAVVQKFYSLTKVSPRQIIAILLPILLGAIVWFTPPPDGIDQKAWHLLAIFLATIISFIIKPLPLGLIAMSALVWCVITNTLELDQGLSGFSSTTSWLTLSSFLIARAIIKTGLATRIAYLFMTFLGKNTLALSYGLLATDLVLSPGIPSGNARAGGVIFPIVKSLSSIYDSQPHDGTANRIGTFLMQTGYQGTQITTSMFLTAMVANPFMAEFAGEMGIKIDWITWALAALIPGSICLLAMPIIVYRCSPPELKKTPEARYLAKSQLAAMGKIKQAELFTLAILIILLLLWTFGNRFFAIESATTALIGIVLLLFSRVLTWNDIVEERQAWDIFIWFSILLMLATNLYRLGLISWASQSFSQILGDLAWQPAFLIFSLISFYNSYFFASKTALVSAMYPALLPIALSFGTPPMYAALTLAFFMNLSGCLTHYATAEAPIYYSAGYINASTWCRVGFLLSLVYIPVWLGVGGFWWHMLGLF; encoded by the coding sequence ATGAGAGCCAAAAAAAATCAAAACAACTCTCAGCAAAATCTTACTTCCAATTTATTTAAACGCCCAAGACGTAAACCCAAATTTAGTTTTTCTCGTCAAGAAGCAGTCAAAATTGGGGGAAAAAACAAAAAGTTTTCTTCTTCATTTAATGATAAATTCGGTATCCTGCTTTTCCTGCTAGTATCTGCTGTTGTTCAAAAGTTTTATTCCCTAACAAAAGTCAGCCCTCGTCAGATCATAGCCATACTTTTACCAATTCTCTTAGGGGCTATAGTTTGGTTTACTCCCCCTCCTGATGGAATAGATCAAAAGGCTTGGCATTTACTCGCTATTTTTTTAGCAACTATTATTAGTTTTATTATCAAACCTCTACCTCTTGGCTTAATAGCTATGAGTGCCTTAGTCTGGTGTGTCATCACCAACACTTTAGAATTAGATCAGGGGTTGAGTGGTTTTAGTAGCACAACTTCCTGGCTCACCCTAAGTTCATTTTTGATCGCCAGAGCAATTATCAAAACAGGTTTAGCTACTCGCATTGCCTATTTATTCATGACATTTTTAGGCAAAAATACTTTAGCTTTAAGTTACGGTTTATTAGCTACAGATTTAGTTCTTTCACCTGGAATTCCTAGTGGTAATGCAAGAGCAGGCGGTGTAATTTTTCCCATAGTCAAGTCACTATCTAGTATCTATGATAGTCAACCCCATGATGGTACTGCCAATCGCATTGGAACTTTTTTGATGCAGACGGGATATCAAGGTACTCAAATTACAACATCAATGTTTTTGACTGCAATGGTTGCCAATCCTTTTATGGCTGAATTTGCTGGTGAAATGGGTATTAAAATTGATTGGATCACCTGGGCTTTGGCTGCTTTAATACCTGGAAGTATTTGTTTACTAGCAATGCCGATAATTGTTTATCGTTGCTCTCCACCAGAGCTTAAAAAAACTCCTGAAGCTCGTTATCTGGCAAAAAGTCAGCTAGCAGCAATGGGAAAAATCAAGCAAGCAGAATTATTTACCCTGGCTATTTTAATTATCTTATTATTACTTTGGACTTTTGGTAATCGATTTTTCGCCATAGAAAGTGCAACCACCGCATTAATTGGCATAGTTTTGTTGTTATTTAGTAGAGTTTTAACTTGGAATGATATTGTAGAAGAGCGTCAAGCTTGGGATATTTTTATTTGGTTTTCCATTCTCTTGATGTTGGCAACCAATCTTTATCGACTGGGATTGATTTCTTGGGCGAGTCAATCTTTTAGTCAGATTCTCGGTGATTTAGCTTGGCAGCCAGCTTTCTTAATTTTTAGTTTAATATCTTTTTATAATAGTTACTTTTTTGCCAGTAAGACAGCATTAGTAAGTGCAATGTATCCAGCTTTGTTGCCTATTGCCCTATCTTTTGGCACTCCACCAATGTATGCAGCTTTAACCCTGGCTTTCTTTATGAACTTATCGGGATGTTTAACCCATTATGCAACAGCCGAAGCTCCCATTTATTATAGTGCAGGTTATATTAATGCCAGTACTTGGTGTAGAGTAGGATTCCTTTTGAGTTTGGTTTATATACCTGTGTGGCTGGGCGTTGGGGGATTTTGGTGGCATATGTTGGGTTTATTTTAA